The following are encoded in a window of Pan troglodytes isolate AG18354 chromosome 4, NHGRI_mPanTro3-v2.0_pri, whole genome shotgun sequence genomic DNA:
- the KCNMB1 gene encoding calcium-activated potassium channel subunit beta-1 isoform X1, whose amino-acid sequence MVKKLVMAQKRGETRALCLGVTMVVCAVITYYILVTTVLPLYQKSVWTQESKCHLIETNIRDQEELKGKKVPQYPCLWVNVSAAGRWAVLYHTEDTRDQNQQCSYIPGSLDNYQTARADVEKVRAKFQEQQVFYCFSAPRGNETSVLFQRLYGPQALLFSLFWPTFLLTGGLLIIAMVKSNQYLSILAAQK is encoded by the exons ATGGTGAAGAAGCTGGTGATGGCCCAGAAGCGGGGAGAAACACGAGCCCTTTGCCTGGGTGTAaccatggtggtgtgtgccgtCATCACCTACTACATCCTGGTCACGACTGTGCTGCCCCTCTACCAGAAAAG CGTGTGGACCCAGGAATCCAAGTGCCACCTGATTGAGACCAACATCAGGGACCAGGAGGAGCTGAAGGGCAAGAAGGTGCCCCAGTACCCATGCCTGTGGGTCAACGTGTCAGCTGCCGGCAGGTGGGCTGTGCTGTACCACACGGAGGACACTCGGGACCAGAACCAGCAG TGCTCCTACATCCCAGGCAGCCTGGACAATTACCAGACGGCCCGGGCCGACGTGGAGAAGGTCAGAGCCAAATTCCAAGAGCAGCAGGTCTTCTACTGCTTCTCCGCACCTCGGGGGAACGAAACCAGCGTCCTATTCCAGCGCCTCTACGGGCCCCAggccctccttttctccctcttctgGCCCACCTTCCTGCTGACCGGTGGCCTCCTCATTATCGCCATGGTGAAGAGCAACCAGTACCTGTCCATCCTGGCGGCCCAGAAGTAG